Within Citromicrobium bathyomarinum, the genomic segment TCGGATTGCAGGATCGAAATCTCTCGCCAAGCCAGCAGGAGCCCCCGCCCACGAAGGTGACGGGGCTTAGGTCTCGCTGTCCTACACCCCCTCCCCGCTGGCATAATCGCCGCATGACCTGCTCAGCACCCTTCCCGTCCCCGCCGTTCTTTGCCATGCGCGCGGTGGACAAGTTTTTCTCCCCTTGGACACTGTGTCAGGTGTGTCAGCGTTCAGCCCCGAAGGAGCCCAGGTGAACAACGCGAACCGAATCGCCGCCGCTTTTGCCAAGCCGCACCCTGCGCTGGTGTGCTTCGTCACCGCGGGCGATGGCGATACCGCCGCCAATCTCGATGCGCTGGTCGAAGGCGGCGCGGATGTGATCGAGCTGGGGATGCCCTTCACCGATCCGATGGCGGACGGTCCCGCGATCCAGGCCGCGAATATCCGCGCATTGAAGGCGGGCACCACCACGCAGGACGTGCTGATGATCGCCAACGAGTTCCGCGAGCGGCAGCCGGACGTGCCGCTGGTGCTGATGGGCTATGCCAACCCGATGGTCCGCCGCGGCCCGGAGTGGTTCGCGCAAGAGGCAGCAGGCGCGGGCGTCGACGGGGTGATCTGCGTCGACATCCCGCCCGAGGAGGACTCCGCGCTCGGCCCGGCATTGCGCGAACGGGGCATCGCTCCGATCCGTCTCGCCACGCCGACCACCGACGACTTCCGCCTGCCGACCGTGATCGAGGGGAGCGAAGGCTTCCTCTACTACGTCTCCGTCGCCGGGATCACAGGCAAGCAGAGCGCCGCGCAGGACTCGATCGATGCGGCGGTGAAGCGGCTGAAGGCGGCGACCGACCTGCCCGTCGCGGTCGGCTTCGGCGTGCGCACGCCCGAACAGGCCGGGGCGATCGCAAAGGTGGCCGATGGCGTCGTGGTCGGCTCGGCGCTGGTCGATCTAGTCGCCGAACATGGCGTTGATGCACCCACGCACCTGCGCGATCTCACCGCAAGGCTTGCCAAGGCGGTCCATTCTGCGGAAAGAGCAGCCGCATGAGCTGGTTCAATCGTGTCCGCAATTCGCTGCCCTTCGTGGCCAAGCGCTCCACCGACGAAACGCTGTGGATCAAGTGCAAGGGCTGCGGGGAGATGATCTTCGCAAGCGACTATGCCGACAATCTCTACGTCTGCCCGCGTTGCGAGCACCACGGGCGGATCGGTGCAGACACCCGTATCGCGATGCTGATGGACGAGGGCTTCACGCTGCTGCCCCAGCCCGAGGTCAAGGAAGACCCGCTCAAGTTCCGCGATTCCAAGCGCTATACCGACCGGCTGAGGGCCGCGCGCGCCAACAATCCGCACCGCGATGCCTTCACCGTGGCGAGCGGGGCGATCGACGGCCAGCCTGCGGTCGTGGGCGTGCAGGACTTCCACTTCATGGGCGGTTCGATGGGCATGGCGGTGGGCCAGGCCTTCTGCGACGGCGCCGCCGAAGCCCTGCGGCGCAAGTGCGGCTATGTCGTCGTGACCGCGGCGGGCGGCGCGCGGATGCAGGAGGGCATTCTCAGCCTGATGCAGATGCCCAAGGCGACCGTGATGGTGCGCAAGCTGCGCGCGGCGGGCCTGCCCTATATCGTGCTGCTGACCGATCCGACCACCGGCGGCGTCACCGCCAGCTACGCCATGCTGGGCGACGTGCAGATCGCGGAACCGGGCGCGCTGATCGGCTTTGCGGGCCAGCGCGTGATCCAGGAGACGATCCGCGAACAGCTGCCCGAAGGCTTCCAGCGCGCCGAATACCTGCACGAACACGGCATGGTGGACCGCGTGGTGCACCGCCACAACCTCAAGGCCGAGCTGGCGATGATGCTGCGCTATATGCGCGGATCGAAGGCGGCGTAGTGAACATCCTCCCCTCCCCTGAAGGGAGGGGGCTGTGAGATGAAGGACTTCGCCCGCTCCGACGATCCGGCCGTGCAGGCCCAACTCGACCGGCTGGCCGCGCTCTCGGTGCCAGATGGCCGGTTGGGGCTGGAGACGATCCGCGCTCTGCTGGCCCGGCTGGGCGATCCTCAGGACCGCCTGCCGCCCGTGTTCCATGTCGCAGGCACCAACGGCAAGGGATCGACCTGCGCCATCCTGCGCGCGATGCTGGAGGCGGATGGCAAGCGGGTCCATGTCGCGACCAGCCCGCATCTGGTGCGCTATAACGAGCGGATCCGGATCGCAGGCACACTGATCGGCGACGCACAGCTCGCCGCACTGCTGGCCGAGGTGCTGGATGCGGGCGAAGATCTGAACCCGAGCTTCTTCGAAGTTACCATCGCCGCCACCTTCCTCGCCTTCGCGCGCGAACCCGCCGATGCCTGCGTGATCGAGGTCGGCCTTGGCGGGCGCTTCGATGCAACCAACGTGCTGGGCTCGCACGTGCTGGCCGCGTGCGGGATCGCCGCGCTGGGGCTGGACCATGAACGCTTCCTGCTCGCGCCGGAGGATAACGTGCCTGCCGAACCGCTGGCACGCATCGGGTTCGAAAAGGCCGGGATCGGCAAGCCCGGCGTGCCGCTGGTCACGCTGTCCTACCCCGAAGGCGTGACGCTGGAGGTGGAGCATGCGGCGATCGTGCGCGAGGCGCTGCTGACGATGCGCGGGCGCGAATGGCATTCCAGCGTCACCGAAACGGGCCTGCATTACGTCGATGCGCTAGGCGAACTCGCGCTGCCCCTGCCCGCCCTGCCCGGCGCGCATCAGGCGGAAAACGCCGCGCTCGCCATCGCGATGCTGCGGCATCAGGACCGGGTCAGCGTGTCGCGGGATGCGATGGCGCAGGGGCTGCGAAACGTGAACTGGCCCGCGCGGCTCCAGCGCCTGCCCGCCTCGCCGCTGACGGGCGAGCGGATCGTATGGGTCGACGGCGGGCACAATCCCAGCGCGGGCGAGGCGCTGGCGCAGCACTTTACGGGTGAGCGCTTCCACCTCATCCTCGGCATGCTCGCCAACAAGGATCACCGCGCGCTGGTCGATCCGCTGGCGGACAGCATCGCGAGCATCACCGCCGTGCCGGTGCCGGGGCACGAGTATCACCCCGCGAGCATGTACGGAGAAAACGTACGCGAGGCGGCGGATGTGGCCGAGGCGCTGCGCGCCCTGCCCGACGATGGCCTGCCCGTGCTGATCGCAGGTTCGCTCTACCTCGCAGGCGATGTGCTGCGGCTGAGCGGCGCGCTGCCCGACTGACTACTGTGCCGCGACCGCTTCCGATCCGGGCGGCGGCGCGTTCTGCGAGCGGCCCGAACGGACCACGCGGATCCACTCGAACACGCACAGGACCACCGCCAGCATCCCGATCAGCGTGGTCAGGATGAACACGTC encodes:
- the trpA gene encoding tryptophan synthase subunit alpha; protein product: MNNANRIAAAFAKPHPALVCFVTAGDGDTAANLDALVEGGADVIELGMPFTDPMADGPAIQAANIRALKAGTTTQDVLMIANEFRERQPDVPLVLMGYANPMVRRGPEWFAQEAAGAGVDGVICVDIPPEEDSALGPALRERGIAPIRLATPTTDDFRLPTVIEGSEGFLYYVSVAGITGKQSAAQDSIDAAVKRLKAATDLPVAVGFGVRTPEQAGAIAKVADGVVVGSALVDLVAEHGVDAPTHLRDLTARLAKAVHSAERAAA
- the accD gene encoding acetyl-CoA carboxylase, carboxyltransferase subunit beta; protein product: MSWFNRVRNSLPFVAKRSTDETLWIKCKGCGEMIFASDYADNLYVCPRCEHHGRIGADTRIAMLMDEGFTLLPQPEVKEDPLKFRDSKRYTDRLRAARANNPHRDAFTVASGAIDGQPAVVGVQDFHFMGGSMGMAVGQAFCDGAAEALRRKCGYVVVTAAGGARMQEGILSLMQMPKATVMVRKLRAAGLPYIVLLTDPTTGGVTASYAMLGDVQIAEPGALIGFAGQRVIQETIREQLPEGFQRAEYLHEHGMVDRVVHRHNLKAELAMMLRYMRGSKAA
- a CDS encoding folylpolyglutamate synthase/dihydrofolate synthase family protein encodes the protein MKDFARSDDPAVQAQLDRLAALSVPDGRLGLETIRALLARLGDPQDRLPPVFHVAGTNGKGSTCAILRAMLEADGKRVHVATSPHLVRYNERIRIAGTLIGDAQLAALLAEVLDAGEDLNPSFFEVTIAATFLAFAREPADACVIEVGLGGRFDATNVLGSHVLAACGIAALGLDHERFLLAPEDNVPAEPLARIGFEKAGIGKPGVPLVTLSYPEGVTLEVEHAAIVREALLTMRGREWHSSVTETGLHYVDALGELALPLPALPGAHQAENAALAIAMLRHQDRVSVSRDAMAQGLRNVNWPARLQRLPASPLTGERIVWVDGGHNPSAGEALAQHFTGERFHLILGMLANKDHRALVDPLADSIASITAVPVPGHEYHPASMYGENVREAADVAEALRALPDDGLPVLIAGSLYLAGDVLRLSGALPD